In Bacteroidota bacterium, one DNA window encodes the following:
- a CDS encoding MoxR family ATPase: MKIAVDTSQVKHRMDAVRGELAKVLVGQAELVDRLMVALLTGGHVLLEGVPGLAKSLTVSSLAQCLDLDFSRIQFTPDLLPADLVGTLIYNQREGDFRVRKGPVFANLILADEINRAPAKVQSALLEAMQERQVTIGDETYPLNMPFVVMATQNPIDQEGTYALPEAQMDRFLFRVHLDYPSREEERQILRRMAVPGPPARLAAVLHGTDIMALRTLIPGVRIEERLEHYILNLVEATRYPARLGLPQLQPYIEYGASPRGSIALALAARGRALLEGRDYATPEDVKAQAADVLNHRIITTYEADAERLTGKDLVRTILDKVPI; this comes from the coding sequence ATGAAAATAGCAGTGGACACAAGCCAGGTAAAGCACAGGATGGATGCCGTGCGCGGCGAGCTTGCCAAGGTGCTGGTGGGACAGGCAGAGCTGGTAGACCGGCTCATGGTGGCCCTGCTAACGGGTGGCCATGTGCTGCTAGAGGGCGTTCCGGGCCTGGCCAAGAGCCTTACGGTAAGCAGCCTGGCCCAGTGCCTGGATCTGGACTTCAGCCGCATCCAGTTCACGCCGGATCTACTGCCGGCAGACCTGGTGGGCACCCTGATATACAACCAGCGCGAAGGCGACTTTCGTGTGCGCAAGGGGCCGGTTTTTGCCAACCTGATCCTGGCAGACGAGATAAACCGGGCGCCAGCCAAGGTGCAGAGTGCCCTGCTGGAAGCCATGCAGGAGCGGCAGGTAACCATAGGCGACGAAACCTACCCACTGAACATGCCTTTTGTGGTAATGGCTACGCAGAACCCCATAGACCAGGAGGGGACCTATGCCCTGCCCGAGGCACAGATGGACCGATTCCTCTTCCGGGTGCACCTGGACTACCCCAGCCGCGAGGAAGAGCGGCAGATACTGCGCCGCATGGCCGTGCCTGGGCCGCCGGCCCGGCTGGCCGCTGTGCTGCACGGCACAGACATTATGGCCCTGCGCACCCTAATACCCGGTGTGCGCATAGAGGAGCGCCTGGAACACTATATCCTGAACCTTGTAGAGGCTACCCGCTACCCGGCCCGGCTAGGGCTGCCCCAGCTGCAGCCATACATTGAGTACGGAGCCTCTCCCCGTGGCTCTATTGCCCTGGCCCTGGCTGCCAGGGGCCGTGCCCTGCTGGAGGGGAGAGACTATGCCACACCCGAGGATGTGAAGGCGCAAGCCGCCGATGTGCTAAATCACCGCATCATTACCACCTACGAGGCCGATGCAGAACGCCTGACGGGCAAAGACCTTGTCCGCACCATCCTGGACAAAGTGCCCATCTAG